A genomic segment from Streptomyces sp. NBC_01233 encodes:
- the sucB gene encoding 2-oxoglutarate dehydrogenase, E2 component, dihydrolipoamide succinyltransferase, with translation MSVSVTLPALGESVTEGTVTRWLKAEGERVEADEPLLEVSTDKVDTEIPSPVSGILASIKVAEDETVEVGAELAVIDDGSGAAAAAPAAESAVAEPAAAVEAPAAAPAPVAEAPAAPAPVAEAPAAAAPAASGTDVVLPALGESVTEGTVTRWLKQVGESVEADEPLLEVSTDKVDTEIPAPVSGTLLEIRIGEDETAEVGAVLAVIGVAGAAPAAAPAAAAPAPVQAAAPVAAPAPAVAAPAAPAPVAAPAPVAAPAPVAAPAPVAAPAAPVAAPVSAGDEGAYVTPLVRKLASESGVNLSAVSGTGVGGRIRKQDVLAAAEAAKAAAAAPAPAAAAPAAKAPAAAVSELRGQTVKMTRMRKVIGDNMMKALHSQAQLSSVVEVDITKIMKLREKAKGAFLAREGVKLSPMPFFVKAAAQALKAHAVVNARINEDEGTITYFDSENIGIAVDSEKGLMTPVIKGAGDLNLAGISKATADLAAKVRGNKITPDELSGATFTISNTGSRGALFDTVIVPPNQVAILGIGATVKRPVVIETAEGTNIGIRDMTYLTLSYDHRLVDGADAARYLSAVKAILEAGEFEVELGL, from the coding sequence ATGTCGGTTTCCGTAACCCTTCCGGCGCTCGGTGAGAGCGTCACCGAGGGCACTGTCACCCGCTGGCTGAAGGCCGAGGGCGAGCGCGTCGAGGCCGACGAGCCGCTGCTCGAGGTATCGACCGACAAGGTCGACACCGAGATCCCGTCGCCCGTCTCCGGCATCCTGGCCTCCATCAAGGTCGCCGAGGACGAGACCGTCGAGGTCGGCGCCGAGCTGGCCGTCATCGACGACGGCTCCGGCGCCGCTGCTGCAGCCCCGGCTGCAGAGTCCGCAGTCGCCGAGCCGGCCGCCGCTGTCGAGGCCCCCGCGGCCGCTCCGGCCCCGGTCGCCGAGGCCCCCGCGGCCCCGGCTCCGGTCGCCGAGGCCCCCGCCGCCGCCGCGCCCGCCGCGTCCGGTACCGATGTCGTGCTCCCCGCCCTGGGCGAGTCCGTCACCGAGGGCACCGTCACCCGCTGGCTGAAGCAGGTCGGCGAGTCCGTCGAGGCCGACGAGCCGCTGCTCGAGGTCTCCACGGACAAGGTCGACACCGAGATCCCCGCGCCGGTCTCCGGCACGCTGCTGGAGATCCGGATCGGCGAGGACGAGACCGCCGAGGTCGGCGCCGTTCTGGCCGTCATCGGCGTCGCCGGTGCCGCCCCCGCAGCGGCCCCGGCCGCCGCCGCCCCGGCTCCGGTCCAGGCTGCCGCTCCGGTCGCCGCCCCGGCTCCGGCCGTGGCCGCCCCCGCCGCTCCGGCCCCCGTCGCCGCTCCGGCCCCGGTCGCCGCTCCGGCCCCCGTCGCCGCTCCCGCCCCCGTCGCCGCTCCCGCCGCCCCGGTCGCCGCCCCGGTCTCCGCCGGTGACGAGGGCGCGTACGTGACCCCGCTGGTGCGCAAGCTCGCCTCGGAGTCCGGCGTCAACCTGTCCGCGGTCTCGGGCACCGGTGTCGGTGGCCGCATCCGCAAGCAGGACGTCCTGGCCGCCGCCGAGGCCGCCAAGGCCGCGGCCGCCGCCCCGGCGCCGGCCGCTGCCGCTCCGGCCGCCAAGGCTCCGGCCGCCGCGGTCTCCGAGCTGCGCGGTCAGACGGTCAAGATGACCCGCATGCGCAAGGTCATCGGCGACAACATGATGAAGGCCCTGCACTCGCAGGCTCAGCTCAGCTCCGTGGTCGAGGTGGACATCACCAAGATCATGAAGCTGCGCGAGAAGGCCAAGGGCGCGTTCCTGGCCCGTGAGGGCGTCAAGCTCTCGCCCATGCCGTTCTTCGTCAAGGCCGCTGCCCAGGCGCTGAAGGCCCACGCGGTCGTCAACGCCCGGATCAACGAGGACGAGGGCACCATCACCTACTTCGACTCGGAGAACATCGGCATCGCCGTGGACTCCGAGAAGGGCCTGATGACCCCGGTCATCAAGGGTGCCGGTGACCTCAACCTGGCGGGCATCTCCAAGGCGACCGCCGACCTGGCCGCCAAGGTCCGCGGCAACAAGATCACGCCGGACGAGCTGTCGGGCGCGACCTTCACCATCAGCAACACCGGCTCGCGCGGTGCGCTGTTCGACACGGTCATCGTGCCCCCGAACCAGGTCGCCATCCTGGGCATCGGTGCCACGGTGAAGCGCCCGGTGGTCATCGAGACCGCCGAGGGCACCAACATCGGCATCCGCGACATGACGTACCTGACCCTGTCCTACGACCACCGCCTGGTGGACGGCGCGGACGCGGCCCGGTACCTCTCGGCCGTCAAGGCGATCCTCGAGGCCGGCGAGTTCGAGGTCGAGCTCGGCCTGTAA
- the lpdA gene encoding dihydrolipoyl dehydrogenase, with protein MANDASTVFDLVILGGGSGGYAAALRASQLGLDVALIEKNKLGGTCLHNGCIPTKALLHAGEIADQAREAAQFGVKASFEGIDIAGVQKYKDEVISGLYKGLQGLVASRKVTYIEGEGRLSSPTSVDVNGQRIQGRHILLATGSVPKSLPGLNIDGNRIISSDHALVLDRVPESAIVLGGGVIGVEFASAWKSFGSDITVIEGLKHLVPVEDENSSKLLERAFRKRGIKFNLGTFFDKAEYTENGVRVTLADGKTFEAEVLLVAVGRGPVSQGLGYEEQGVAMDRGYVLVDEYMQTNVPTISAVGDLVPTLQLAHVGFAEGILVAERLAGLKTVPIDYDGVPRVTYCHPEVASVGITEAKAKEIYGADKVVALKYNLAGNGKSKILKTAGEIKLVQVKDGAVVGVHMVGDRMGEQVGEAQLIYNWEALPAEVAQLIHAHPTQNEALGEAHLALAGKPLHSHD; from the coding sequence GTGGCGAACGACGCCAGCACCGTTTTCGACCTAGTGATCCTCGGCGGTGGCAGTGGCGGTTACGCCGCGGCGCTGCGCGCATCCCAGCTGGGTCTGGACGTTGCCCTGATCGAGAAGAACAAGCTCGGTGGCACCTGCCTGCACAACGGCTGCATCCCCACGAAGGCTCTGCTGCACGCGGGCGAGATCGCGGACCAGGCTCGTGAAGCCGCCCAGTTCGGTGTCAAGGCCTCCTTCGAGGGCATCGACATCGCGGGTGTCCAGAAGTACAAGGACGAGGTCATCTCGGGCCTGTACAAGGGCCTGCAGGGCCTGGTCGCCTCCCGCAAGGTGACCTACATCGAGGGAGAGGGCCGCCTCTCCTCCCCGACTTCCGTCGACGTGAACGGCCAGCGCATCCAGGGCCGCCACATCCTGCTGGCGACCGGCTCCGTGCCGAAGTCGCTGCCGGGCCTGAACATCGACGGCAACCGCATCATCTCCTCGGACCACGCGCTGGTCCTGGACCGCGTGCCCGAGTCCGCGATCGTCCTGGGCGGCGGCGTCATCGGCGTCGAGTTCGCCTCGGCGTGGAAGTCCTTCGGCTCGGACATCACCGTCATCGAGGGCCTCAAGCACCTCGTGCCGGTCGAGGACGAGAACAGCTCCAAGCTGCTGGAGCGCGCCTTCCGCAAGCGCGGCATCAAGTTCAACCTCGGCACCTTCTTCGACAAGGCCGAGTACACGGAGAACGGCGTCCGCGTGACGCTGGCCGACGGCAAGACCTTCGAGGCCGAGGTGCTCCTGGTCGCGGTCGGCCGCGGTCCGGTCTCGCAGGGCCTGGGCTACGAGGAGCAGGGCGTCGCGATGGACCGCGGCTACGTCCTGGTCGACGAGTACATGCAGACCAACGTGCCGACCATCTCGGCCGTCGGTGACCTCGTCCCGACCCTCCAGCTCGCGCACGTCGGCTTCGCCGAGGGCATCCTGGTCGCGGAGCGTCTGGCCGGTCTCAAGACCGTCCCGATCGACTACGACGGTGTCCCGCGCGTCACCTACTGCCACCCCGAGGTCGCCTCCGTCGGCATCACCGAGGCCAAGGCCAAGGAGATCTACGGCGCGGACAAGGTCGTGGCCCTGAAGTACAACCTGGCGGGCAACGGCAAGAGCAAGATCCTTAAGACCGCGGGCGAGATCAAGCTCGTCCAGGTCAAGGACGGTGCCGTGGTCGGCGTCCACATGGTCGGTGACCGGATGGGCGAGCAGGTCGGCGAGGCCCAGCTGATCTACAACTGGGAGGCTCTGCCGGCCGAGGTCGCGCAGCTCATCCACGCGCACCCGACCCAGAACGAGGCGCTCGGCGAGGCCCACCTGGCCCTGGCCGGCAAGCCGCTTCACTCCCACGACTAA
- a CDS encoding SDR family NAD(P)-dependent oxidoreductase codes for MNRYEGRRVLITGGGSGIGRATVHRILAEGGRVHTVDVSEAGLKVTADRAAAEGHQDRLTTAVLDISDENAVKEGVAAATLALGGIDVLVNAAGILRSAHTHQTTLDLWNQVIGVNLTGTFLMIRESLSALLAGDRPAVVNFSSTSASFAHPYMSAYAASKGGIQSMTHALAAEYSKQGLRFVSVAPGSIESGMTTGNGPGLPEDTDWSLFAKLAPALGQGFAGPDTVAGVVAMLGSEDGAFITGTEIRIDGGTHY; via the coding sequence ATGAACCGTTACGAAGGACGTCGTGTCCTCATCACCGGCGGCGGCTCCGGCATCGGCCGGGCCACCGTCCACCGCATCCTCGCCGAGGGCGGCCGGGTCCACACCGTGGACGTCAGCGAGGCCGGGCTGAAGGTCACCGCCGACCGCGCGGCCGCCGAGGGCCACCAGGACCGGCTCACCACCGCCGTCCTGGACATATCCGACGAGAACGCGGTCAAGGAGGGCGTGGCCGCCGCGACGCTCGCCCTCGGCGGGATCGACGTGCTCGTCAACGCCGCGGGCATCCTGCGCTCCGCGCACACCCACCAGACCACGCTCGACCTCTGGAACCAGGTCATCGGGGTCAACCTGACCGGCACCTTCCTGATGATCCGCGAGTCCCTGTCGGCCCTGCTGGCGGGCGACCGGCCGGCCGTCGTGAACTTCAGCTCCACCTCGGCGTCCTTCGCGCACCCCTACATGTCCGCCTACGCGGCCAGCAAGGGCGGCATCCAGTCCATGACCCACGCGCTGGCCGCCGAGTACAGCAAGCAGGGGCTGCGCTTCGTCTCCGTCGCCCCCGGCTCCATCGAGTCCGGCATGACGACCGGCAACGGCCCGGGCCTGCCCGAGGACACCGACTGGAGCCTGTTCGCCAAGCTCGCCCCGGCCCTCGGCCAGGGCTTCGCCGGTCCCGACACCGTGGCCGGCGTCGTCGCGATGCTGGGCTCCGAGGACGGCGCCTTCATCACCGGTACGGAGATCCGCATCGACGGCGGCACCCACTACTGA
- the pelF gene encoding GT4 family glycosyltransferase PelF, producing the protein MSHGRHVTMLTEGTYPHVHGGVSTWCDQLVRGMPEVDFNVIALTGSGREPVTWELPRNVYRHTAFPLWGPPPSKGRLGRRSALRGKAHRRFTEVYEAFLLSLLDPAGGPARHGFSAALRELAILARAGKLAPALRSESVLRLLMTVWTRPGLTTAAAEPTIHDALTATDLLEHALRPLGVRIPPDSVAHAVSSGLATLPALAAKHLDGVPFLLTEHGIYLRERYLGYRSAGQRWPVKALMLGFYRELNTEGYRQADLITPCNQYNRRWEERGGADSDRIRTVYNGVDPHAFPEAGPEPDVPTLSWCGRIDPIKDLETLIRAYAFICEELPALRLRLFGPVPAGCEEYKLRLENLAAELGVSDGITYEGRIEQVARAYEAGHIVMLSSISEGFPFSIIEAMSCGRTTVSTDVGGVREAVGDTGLVVPPREPETMARATLALLRDDERRAELGRLARKRVVEKFTLHQSVDGFRHIYRELAGQPVLPVHAGDSWTQRLADPWYRELAADGSLW; encoded by the coding sequence ATGAGTCATGGGCGTCACGTCACCATGCTCACCGAAGGCACCTACCCGCACGTCCACGGGGGCGTCAGCACCTGGTGCGACCAACTGGTACGAGGGATGCCCGAGGTCGACTTCAACGTCATAGCCCTGACCGGCTCCGGACGAGAGCCGGTCACCTGGGAACTGCCGCGCAACGTCTACCGGCACACCGCCTTCCCGCTGTGGGGTCCACCCCCGTCAAAGGGGCGTCTCGGCCGCCGTTCGGCCCTGCGCGGCAAGGCCCACCGCCGCTTCACCGAGGTCTACGAGGCCTTCCTGCTCTCCCTGCTCGACCCCGCGGGCGGCCCCGCCCGGCACGGATTCTCCGCGGCCCTGCGCGAACTGGCCATCCTCGCCCGGGCCGGAAAACTGGCCCCGGCCCTGCGCTCCGAATCGGTCCTGCGGCTGCTGATGACCGTATGGACCCGCCCCGGCCTCACCACCGCCGCGGCCGAGCCCACCATCCACGACGCGCTCACCGCCACCGACCTGCTGGAACACGCGCTGCGCCCGCTCGGCGTACGGATCCCGCCCGACAGCGTCGCCCACGCCGTCAGCAGCGGCCTCGCCACCCTCCCGGCCCTCGCCGCCAAACACCTCGACGGGGTCCCCTTCCTGCTCACCGAGCACGGCATCTACCTGCGCGAACGCTACCTCGGCTACCGCAGCGCCGGACAGCGCTGGCCCGTCAAGGCGCTCATGCTCGGCTTCTACCGCGAGCTCAACACCGAGGGCTACCGGCAGGCCGACCTGATCACCCCGTGCAACCAGTACAACCGCCGCTGGGAGGAGCGCGGAGGCGCCGACTCCGATCGCATCCGCACCGTCTACAACGGCGTCGACCCGCACGCCTTCCCCGAGGCCGGCCCCGAACCGGACGTGCCCACCCTCAGCTGGTGCGGCCGCATCGACCCCATCAAGGACCTCGAAACGCTCATCCGGGCCTACGCCTTCATATGCGAGGAACTGCCCGCCCTGCGGCTGCGCCTCTTCGGGCCGGTCCCGGCCGGCTGCGAGGAGTACAAGCTCCGGCTGGAGAACCTCGCCGCCGAACTCGGGGTGAGCGACGGGATCACGTACGAGGGCCGCATCGAGCAGGTGGCCCGGGCCTACGAGGCCGGCCACATCGTGATGCTCTCCAGCATCAGCGAGGGCTTCCCCTTCAGCATCATCGAGGCCATGTCCTGCGGACGCACCACCGTCTCCACCGACGTCGGCGGGGTCCGCGAGGCCGTCGGCGACACCGGCCTGGTCGTCCCGCCGCGCGAGCCCGAGACCATGGCCCGCGCCACCCTCGCCCTGCTCCGCGACGACGAACGCCGCGCCGAGCTCGGCCGGCTGGCCCGCAAACGGGTGGTGGAGAAGTTCACCCTCCACCAATCCGTGGACGGCTTCCGGCACATCTACCGGGAACTCGCCGGCCAGCCCGTGCTGCCCGTCCACGCCGGCGACAGCTGGACCCAGCGGCTCGCCGACCCCTGGTACCGCGAACTCGCCGCCGACGGGAGCCTGTGGTGA
- the aceE gene encoding pyruvate dehydrogenase (acetyl-transferring), homodimeric type yields MSDPVGKLPSELDQLPDRDTEETAEWAASLDAVAKAAGTRRAEYLLRRTLQHAEAAGLALPKLLETDYVNTIPTAAEPEFPGDEEMEAKITAWNRWNAAAMVTRGSKYGVGGHIATFASAAWLYETGFQHFFRGKEADGSGDQLYIQGHASPGIYARAFLDGRISEQQLDNFRQESGGNGLPSYPHPRRLPWLWEFPTVSMGLGPLSAIYQARFNRYLQNRSIKDTANSHVWAFLGDGEMDEPESTAALALASREQLDNLTFVINCNLQRLDGPVRANFRVVQELEAQFRGAGWNVIKSLWGSAWDELFQLDTTGALVRRLREVPDAQFQTYATRDVAYIRQHFFGANAELVQLAGVLSDAKIAECFHSSRGGHEPRKVYAAYKAALEHKGAPTVILAQTVKGYTLGAGFESKNANHQMKKLTIDEFKDMRDLLGLPIPDSAFADGVVPYGHPGANSPEVQYLNERRAALGGPAPARKVKQVALPAPADRSFAPLLKGSGKQEMATTMAFVRLVKDLMRDKETGKRWVPIVPDEARTFGMESLFPSAGIYSPLGQTYEPVDRDQLMYYKEAKDGQILNEGITEAGAMADFIAACTSYATHGEPMIPFYIFYSMFGWQRTADQMWQLADQLGKGFIVGATAGRTTLTGEGLQHADGHSHLIASTNPASLNYDPAFAYEIAVIVKDGLRRMYGEQPEDVFYYLTVYNEPKVQPAMPEGVEEGILKGLYRFNTAADLADAAPAADAPKIQLMASGTAIHWILQAQQLLAADWNVSADVWSATSWGELRRDALECDEALLRGEVRTPYVTRALEGAQGPVLAVSDWMRQVPDQISQWVEQDYTSLGTDGFGLSDTREGARRHFGVDAQSIVVAALAQLARRGEVPASAVKEARERYGL; encoded by the coding sequence ATGTCCGACCCCGTAGGAAAGCTTCCGAGCGAGCTCGACCAGCTCCCGGACCGCGACACCGAGGAGACCGCCGAGTGGGCGGCCTCCCTCGACGCCGTCGCCAAGGCCGCCGGTACACGCCGGGCCGAATACCTGCTGCGTCGCACCCTCCAGCACGCCGAGGCCGCCGGCCTCGCGCTCCCCAAGCTGCTGGAGACGGACTACGTCAACACCATCCCCACCGCCGCGGAGCCCGAGTTCCCCGGTGACGAGGAGATGGAAGCCAAGATCACCGCGTGGAACCGCTGGAACGCGGCCGCCATGGTGACCCGCGGCTCCAAGTACGGCGTCGGCGGCCACATCGCCACCTTCGCCTCCGCCGCGTGGCTGTACGAGACCGGCTTCCAGCACTTCTTCCGCGGGAAGGAGGCCGACGGATCGGGCGACCAGCTCTACATCCAGGGCCACGCCTCCCCCGGCATCTACGCCCGTGCCTTCCTCGACGGACGCATCTCCGAGCAGCAGCTCGACAACTTCCGCCAGGAGTCCGGCGGCAACGGCCTGCCGTCCTACCCGCACCCGCGGCGCCTGCCGTGGCTGTGGGAGTTCCCCACGGTCTCCATGGGCCTCGGCCCGCTCTCCGCGATCTACCAGGCGCGCTTCAACCGCTACCTGCAGAACCGGAGCATCAAGGACACCGCGAACTCGCACGTCTGGGCCTTCCTGGGCGACGGCGAGATGGACGAGCCCGAGTCGACCGCCGCCCTGGCCCTCGCCTCCCGCGAGCAGCTCGACAACCTGACCTTCGTCATCAACTGCAACCTGCAGCGCCTCGACGGTCCGGTCCGCGCCAACTTCCGCGTGGTCCAGGAGCTGGAGGCCCAGTTCCGCGGCGCCGGCTGGAACGTCATCAAGTCGCTGTGGGGCTCCGCCTGGGACGAGCTGTTCCAGCTCGACACCACGGGCGCCCTGGTACGCCGCCTGCGCGAGGTACCGGACGCGCAGTTCCAGACGTACGCGACCCGCGACGTGGCCTACATCCGCCAGCACTTCTTCGGCGCCAACGCCGAGCTCGTGCAGCTGGCCGGCGTGCTCTCCGACGCGAAGATCGCCGAGTGCTTCCACAGCTCCCGCGGCGGCCACGAGCCCCGCAAGGTCTACGCCGCGTACAAGGCCGCCCTGGAGCACAAGGGCGCGCCGACGGTCATCCTGGCGCAGACCGTCAAGGGCTACACGCTGGGTGCCGGGTTCGAGTCGAAGAACGCGAACCACCAGATGAAGAAGCTGACGATCGACGAGTTCAAGGACATGCGTGACCTCCTTGGCCTCCCGATCCCGGACAGCGCCTTCGCCGACGGCGTCGTGCCCTACGGCCACCCGGGCGCGAACAGCCCCGAGGTCCAGTACCTGAACGAGCGCCGCGCGGCGCTCGGCGGCCCGGCCCCGGCCCGCAAGGTCAAGCAGGTCGCCCTGCCGGCTCCGGCCGACCGTTCCTTCGCCCCGCTGCTCAAGGGTTCCGGCAAGCAGGAGATGGCCACCACCATGGCCTTCGTCCGCCTCGTCAAGGACCTGATGCGGGACAAGGAGACCGGCAAGCGCTGGGTGCCGATCGTCCCCGACGAGGCCCGCACCTTCGGTATGGAGTCCCTCTTCCCGTCGGCCGGCATCTACTCGCCGCTGGGCCAGACGTACGAGCCGGTCGACCGCGACCAGCTCATGTACTACAAGGAAGCCAAGGACGGCCAGATCCTCAACGAGGGGATCACCGAGGCCGGCGCCATGGCCGACTTCATCGCCGCCTGCACGTCGTACGCGACGCACGGCGAGCCGATGATCCCCTTCTACATCTTCTACTCGATGTTCGGCTGGCAGCGCACCGCCGACCAGATGTGGCAGCTCGCCGACCAGCTCGGCAAGGGCTTCATCGTCGGCGCCACCGCCGGCCGCACCACGCTGACCGGTGAGGGCCTGCAGCACGCGGACGGCCACTCGCACCTGATCGCGTCCACGAACCCGGCGTCGCTCAACTACGACCCGGCCTTCGCCTACGAGATCGCGGTGATCGTCAAGGACGGTCTGCGCCGGATGTACGGCGAGCAGCCCGAGGACGTCTTCTACTACCTGACGGTCTACAACGAGCCGAAGGTGCAGCCCGCGATGCCCGAGGGCGTCGAGGAAGGCATCCTCAAGGGCCTGTACCGCTTCAACACGGCGGCGGACCTGGCGGACGCGGCCCCGGCGGCGGACGCCCCGAAGATCCAGCTGATGGCCTCCGGTACGGCGATCCACTGGATCCTTCAGGCGCAGCAGCTGCTGGCCGCCGACTGGAACGTGTCGGCCGACGTCTGGTCCGCCACCTCCTGGGGCGAGCTGCGCCGCGACGCGCTGGAGTGCGACGAGGCGCTGCTGCGCGGCGAGGTGCGCACCCCGTACGTCACCCGCGCGCTGGAAGGCGCCCAGGGCCCGGTCCTCGCCGTCTCCGACTGGATGCGTCAGGTCCCGGACCAGATCAGCCAGTGGGTGGAGCAGGACTACACCTCGCTGGGCACGGACGGCTTCGGCCTGTCCGACACCCGTGAGGGCGCCCGCCGCCACTTCGGTGTCGACGCCCAGTCGATCGTGGTGGCCGCGCTGGCCCAGCTCGCCCGCCGCGGCGAGGTGCCGGCGTCAGCCGTCAAGGAGGCCCGGGAGCGCTACGGCCTCTGA
- a CDS encoding leucyl aminopeptidase, translated as MTALTLSTAGAATLRADALVVGVAKGPKGPLVAAGAEAVDKAYDGKLAGVLEALGASGAEGEITKLPAPAGLKVPVVLAVGLGSVPEKDESFDEEVLRRAAGAAARALHGSKKAGFALPLEDASAVTAVAEGALLGAYAFTAYQGGEKKAGNGKDSGPKQPLAEVTLLGAKPRDKEHKAASERAAVVATEVNVARDLVNTPPNDLTPEAFAAVASAAAKENGIKVQVLDEKALVKGGYGGIMGVGKGSENLPRLVKLTYTHPKAEKTLAFVGKGITYDSGGISLKPAGHNETMKCDMAGAAAVFASVVAAAKLGLRVNVTGWLALAENMPSGSATKPGDVLRMYSGKTVEVLNTDAEGRLVLGDALTKASEDNPDAIVDVATLTGAMVLALGDRTFGIMANDDAFRTSIHEIAEEVGESSWPMPLPAELRKTMDSPTADIANMGVRMGGGLVAGLFLQEFVGEGITWAHLDIAGPAFHEGAPHGYTPKGGTGSAVRTLVRLAERTATGDLG; from the coding sequence GTGACTGCTCTGACTCTCAGCACTGCCGGCGCGGCGACGCTCCGCGCCGACGCCCTCGTCGTCGGCGTCGCGAAGGGCCCCAAGGGCCCGTTGGTGGCCGCCGGCGCCGAGGCCGTGGACAAGGCGTACGACGGTAAGCTCGCCGGCGTCCTCGAAGCGCTCGGCGCCTCGGGTGCCGAAGGCGAGATCACCAAGCTGCCGGCTCCGGCAGGCCTCAAGGTCCCGGTCGTGCTGGCGGTGGGGCTCGGCTCCGTCCCGGAGAAGGACGAGTCGTTCGACGAGGAGGTGCTGCGCCGCGCCGCCGGCGCCGCCGCCCGCGCGCTGCACGGCAGCAAGAAGGCCGGCTTCGCCCTCCCGCTGGAGGACGCCTCGGCCGTCACCGCCGTCGCCGAGGGCGCGCTGCTGGGCGCGTACGCGTTCACCGCCTACCAGGGCGGCGAGAAGAAGGCCGGCAACGGCAAGGACTCCGGTCCGAAGCAGCCGCTCGCCGAGGTGACCCTGCTGGGCGCCAAGCCCCGCGACAAGGAGCACAAGGCCGCCTCCGAGCGCGCCGCGGTCGTCGCGACCGAGGTCAACGTCGCCCGTGACCTGGTGAACACCCCGCCGAACGACCTGACCCCCGAGGCCTTCGCCGCGGTCGCCTCCGCGGCCGCGAAGGAGAACGGCATCAAGGTCCAGGTGCTGGACGAGAAGGCCCTGGTCAAGGGTGGCTACGGCGGCATCATGGGCGTCGGCAAGGGCTCCGAGAACCTGCCGCGCCTGGTGAAGCTCACCTACACGCACCCCAAGGCGGAGAAGACCCTGGCCTTCGTCGGCAAGGGCATCACCTACGACTCGGGCGGCATCTCCCTGAAGCCTGCCGGCCACAACGAGACGATGAAGTGCGACATGGCCGGCGCCGCCGCCGTCTTCGCCTCCGTCGTCGCCGCCGCGAAGCTGGGTCTGCGGGTCAACGTCACCGGCTGGCTCGCGCTCGCCGAGAACATGCCGTCCGGCTCGGCCACCAAGCCGGGTGACGTCCTGCGCATGTACAGCGGCAAGACCGTCGAGGTCCTCAACACGGACGCCGAGGGCCGGCTGGTCCTCGGCGACGCGCTGACCAAGGCCTCCGAGGACAACCCGGACGCGATCGTCGACGTCGCCACCCTGACCGGTGCCATGGTGCTCGCCCTCGGCGACCGCACCTTCGGGATCATGGCGAACGACGACGCCTTCCGCACGTCGATCCACGAGATCGCCGAGGAGGTCGGCGAGTCCTCCTGGCCGATGCCGCTCCCCGCGGAGCTGCGCAAGACCATGGACTCCCCCACCGCCGACATCGCGAACATGGGCGTCCGCATGGGCGGCGGCCTGGTGGCCGGCCTCTTCCTGCAGGAGTTCGTCGGCGAGGGCATCACCTGGGCCCACCTCGACATCGCCGGCCCGGCCTTCCACGAGGGCGCGCCGCACGGCTACACCCCCAAGGGCGGCACCGGCTCGGCCGTGCGCACCCTGGTGCGGCTGGCCGAGCGCACCGCCACGGGCGACCTGGGCTGA
- a CDS encoding GntR family transcriptional regulator: MTPPVVHSLREQIREHIVEGIVSGRWKPGERIVERRIAVELEVSQTPVREALRELETLRLIESAPNKGVRVRNLSAADLEEIYPVRAGLEQIAAELAAPRLAADCSALEPHVAALWEADRTEDGTAQVRHTVGFHREMVRAAGNSVLLHTWESLGIEVFTALSIRWLGTVQKSYAEEHEALVEAFRSQDPDIGLLVKRHVLGCAPRA; this comes from the coding sequence ATCACCCCACCCGTCGTGCACTCGCTGCGCGAGCAGATCCGCGAGCACATCGTGGAGGGGATCGTCAGCGGGCGCTGGAAGCCCGGGGAGCGGATCGTCGAGCGCCGGATCGCGGTGGAGCTGGAGGTCAGCCAGACGCCCGTACGGGAGGCCCTGCGCGAGCTGGAGACCCTGCGGCTGATCGAGTCGGCGCCGAACAAGGGCGTACGCGTACGGAACCTCTCCGCGGCCGACCTGGAGGAGATCTACCCGGTCCGGGCCGGTCTGGAGCAGATCGCGGCGGAGCTGGCCGCGCCGCGGCTGGCGGCCGACTGCTCGGCGCTGGAGCCGCACGTGGCGGCCCTGTGGGAGGCCGACCGCACCGAGGACGGGACCGCGCAGGTACGGCACACCGTCGGGTTCCACCGGGAGATGGTCCGCGCGGCCGGGAACAGCGTGCTGCTGCACACCTGGGAGAGCCTGGGCATCGAGGTGTTCACGGCCCTGTCCATCCGCTGGCTGGGAACCGTCCAGAAGTCCTACGCCGAGGAGCACGAGGCCCTCGTCGAGGCGTTCCGCAGTCAGGATCCGGACATCGGCCTGCTGGTGAAGCGGCATGTCCTGGGGTGCGCCCCGAGGGCGTGA
- a CDS encoding DUF4240 domain-containing protein has product MDETEFWEIVDRTREAADGDPEEHAELLVERLAQLDPDSVLDFARHFESRYNRAYTWDLWGAAWVLLDGASDDAFDYFRCWLIGQGREVFEGGVHDPDHLAELLGEFDEEIDGDGEELGYAADEAYEQLTGAVAPDLGIPLQAAEPEGAPLDFENEAVLAERFPRLWDRFRA; this is encoded by the coding sequence ATGGACGAGACGGAGTTCTGGGAGATCGTGGACCGTACCCGCGAGGCCGCCGACGGCGACCCCGAGGAACACGCCGAGCTGCTCGTGGAGCGGCTGGCCCAGCTCGACCCGGATTCCGTCCTCGACTTCGCCCGGCACTTCGAGTCGCGCTACAACCGGGCGTACACCTGGGACCTGTGGGGTGCTGCCTGGGTGCTGCTCGACGGGGCGAGCGACGACGCCTTCGACTACTTCCGCTGCTGGCTGATCGGGCAGGGGCGGGAGGTCTTCGAGGGCGGAGTGCACGATCCGGACCATCTGGCGGAGCTCCTGGGCGAGTTCGACGAGGAGATCGACGGGGACGGCGAGGAGCTGGGGTACGCGGCCGACGAGGCGTACGAGCAGCTGACCGGGGCGGTGGCACCCGACCTGGGCATCCCGCTGCAGGCGGCGGAGCCGGAGGGCGCCCCGCTGGACTTCGAGAACGAAGCCGTGCTCGCGGAGCGCTTCCCCCGGCTGTGGGACCGGTTTCGCGCGTGA